In Phyllostomus discolor isolate MPI-MPIP mPhyDis1 chromosome 2, mPhyDis1.pri.v3, whole genome shotgun sequence, the following are encoded in one genomic region:
- the LOC114490436 gene encoding NADH dehydrogenase [ubiquinone] 1 alpha subcomplex subunit 5-like codes for MVGLLKKTTGLVVLVVCESLHERLRILYTKILDVLEQIPKNAAFRKYTEHITNENLDMVKAEPDVKKLEDQLQGGQIEEVILQAENELSLARKMM; via the coding sequence ATGGTGGGCTTGCTAAAGAAGACTACTGGTCTTGTGGTGTTGGTGGTATGTGAAAGTCTGCACGAGAGGCTAAGAATATTGTACACAAAAATTCTTGATGTTCTTGAGCAAATCCCTAAAAATGCAGCATTTAGAAAGTACACAGAACATATTACAAATGAGAATCTGGATATGGTTAAAGCAGAACCAGatgttaaaaaattagaagaccAACTTCAGGGTGGCCAAATAGAAGAGGTGATTCTTCAGGCTGAAAATGAATTAAGTCTGGCCAGAAAAATGATGTGA